From Nymphaea colorata isolate Beijing-Zhang1983 chromosome 6, ASM883128v2, whole genome shotgun sequence, a single genomic window includes:
- the LOC116256659 gene encoding probable LRR receptor-like serine/threonine-protein kinase At1g07560 isoform X2, whose protein sequence is MYAPANSSLSLALKTFKRVDVGANDETGYPEDRFDRIWEPEYDGYGTPNSTTETVSESGEPLFGMPSIVMQTAVYSKDEILVNWTGRVDDMFYLYLEFADVVRPADPQSRRMNVLMNGQVWGNASVSYLDSSVLYSTSPETVSQYKFSIRSDNASDEGAVLNSFEVYKALTFNSSATDAREVSALQKIKELYNLKKHWQGDPCLPVSPWDGLTCDNASTPRILTLDISNSELNGSIAQQIFELTSLKTLNLSRNNLYGPVPTFLQDLQNLINIDLSMNDLSGSIPPGLQQKNKTGVLILRIEGNPRICQENQCGQDEKGRKHLIVILVVVSLVSATTILLMVVTAVIKRRNQDKPGEGGPPQANRQMVDSLSGQHARLGSGKSCTFTYSQVMEMTNNFEKVIGRGGSGTVFYGRLKDGHEVAVKKLSSRFVERGTMEFATEVKMLMQVHCRHLTPFVGYCDDEKALILVYEYMSNGNLQKLLSVSDFRKTQGQYLLQKKRLMR, encoded by the exons ATGTATGCCCCCGCCAATAGCTCGCTCTCGCTTGCTTTGAAAACATTCAAGCGAGTAGACGTTGGGGCCAACGATGAGACTGG GTACCCGGAAGACCGCTTTGATCGCATATGGGAGCCAGAGTACGACGGTTATGGGACTCCGAACAGCACAACTGAAACAGTGAGTGAGTCTGGTGAACCACTCTTTGGGATGCCGTCGATCGTGATGCAAACTGCTGTCTACTCGAAGGATGAGATCTTGGTGAACTGGACTGGGAGAGTTGACGACATGTTCTACCTCTACTTAGAGTTCGCCGACGTAGTACGACCGGCCGACCCCCAATCGAGGCGGATGAACGTTCTAATGAACGGCCAGGTCTGGGGCAATGCCTCAGTTTCCTACCTCGATAGCAGTGTTCTGTACTCAACTAGTCCGGAAACCGTCTCCCAGTATAAATTCTCCATACGGTCGGACAATGCTTCAGACGAGGGCGCGGTCCTCAACTCCTTCGAGGTCTACAAAGCGCTTACATTCAACAGCTCCGCAACCGACGCCCGAGAAG TTAGTGCTCTTCAGAAAATCAAAGAGTTGTACAATCTAAAGAAACACTGGCAGGGAGATCCTTGTCTTCCTGTTTCTCCTTGGGATGGTCTGACCTGTGACAATGCTTCAACACCACGAATATTGACTTT GGATATTTCTAATAGTGAGCTGAATGGTTCTATTGCTCAACAAATTTTTGAACTGACATCACTTAAAACATT GAACTTGTCAAGGAACAACCTGTATGGACCAGTGCCAACATTTTTGCAAGACCTCCAAAATTTGATCAACAT TGATCTGTCAATGAACGATCTCTCTGGATCAATCCCTCCTGgcttgcaacaaaaaaataaaacggGAGTACTCATACTAAG AATTGAAGGCAATCCTCGGATTTGTCAGGAAAATCAATGCGGCCAAGATGAAAAGGGCAGGAAGCATTTAATTGTGATTCTGGTTGTGGTATCTCTTGTTAGTGCAACCACAATTCTTCTTATGGTGGTAACTGCAGTGATCAAGCGAAGAAACCAGG ACAAGCCTGGAGAAGGTGGGCCTCCACAAGCAAACAGACAAATGGTAGACAGTCTTTCGGGACAACATGCAAGATTGGGATCCGGCAAAAGTTGCACTTTCACTTACTCCCAAGTAATGGAAATGACGAACAACTTTGAAAAAGTTATTGGTAGAGGAGGGTCTGGCACTGTCTTCTATGGACGCCTCAAAGATGGACACGAAGTCGCAGTTAAGAAGCTGTCCTCAAGATTTGTTGAACGAGGAACCATGGAATTTGCTACTGAG GTTAAGATGCTGATGCAAGTTCACTGCAGACATTTAACACCCTTTGTTGGGTACTGTGATGATGAAAAAGCATTGATCCTCGTTTACGAGTACATGTCTAATGGAAACCTTCAGAAACTACTTTCAG TTTCAGATTTTCGAAAAACTCAAGGACAGTATCTTTTACAGAAGAAGCGGCTGATGCGTTGA
- the LOC116256659 gene encoding putative leucine-rich repeat receptor-like protein kinase At2g19210 isoform X1, which produces MYAPANSSLSLALKTFKRVDVGANDETGYPEDRFDRIWEPEYDGYGTPNSTTETVSESGEPLFGMPSIVMQTAVYSKDEILVNWTGRVDDMFYLYLEFADVVRPADPQSRRMNVLMNGQVWGNASVSYLDSSVLYSTSPETVSQYKFSIRSDNASDEGAVLNSFEVYKALTFNSSATDAREVSALQKIKELYNLKKHWQGDPCLPVSPWDGLTCDNASTPRILTLDISNSELNGSIAQQIFELTSLKTLNLSRNNLYGPVPTFLQDLQNLINIDLSMNDLSGSIPPGLQQKNKTGVLILRIEGNPRICQENQCGQDEKGRKHLIVILVVVSLVSATTILLMVVTAVIKRRNQDKPGEGGPPQANRQMVDSLSGQHARLGSGKSCTFTYSQVMEMTNNFEKVIGRGGSGTVFYGRLKDGHEVAVKKLSSRFVERGTMEFATEVKMLMQVHCRHLTPFVGYCDDEKALILVYEYMSNGNLQKLLSEEAADALNWQQRLNIALGAAKGLDYLHSGCRPAFIHRDVKSSNILINENFEAKIADFGLSKAVVSDEVTHITTVVAGTAGYLDPEYCYTNKVTEKSDVYGFGVVLFEL; this is translated from the exons ATGTATGCCCCCGCCAATAGCTCGCTCTCGCTTGCTTTGAAAACATTCAAGCGAGTAGACGTTGGGGCCAACGATGAGACTGG GTACCCGGAAGACCGCTTTGATCGCATATGGGAGCCAGAGTACGACGGTTATGGGACTCCGAACAGCACAACTGAAACAGTGAGTGAGTCTGGTGAACCACTCTTTGGGATGCCGTCGATCGTGATGCAAACTGCTGTCTACTCGAAGGATGAGATCTTGGTGAACTGGACTGGGAGAGTTGACGACATGTTCTACCTCTACTTAGAGTTCGCCGACGTAGTACGACCGGCCGACCCCCAATCGAGGCGGATGAACGTTCTAATGAACGGCCAGGTCTGGGGCAATGCCTCAGTTTCCTACCTCGATAGCAGTGTTCTGTACTCAACTAGTCCGGAAACCGTCTCCCAGTATAAATTCTCCATACGGTCGGACAATGCTTCAGACGAGGGCGCGGTCCTCAACTCCTTCGAGGTCTACAAAGCGCTTACATTCAACAGCTCCGCAACCGACGCCCGAGAAG TTAGTGCTCTTCAGAAAATCAAAGAGTTGTACAATCTAAAGAAACACTGGCAGGGAGATCCTTGTCTTCCTGTTTCTCCTTGGGATGGTCTGACCTGTGACAATGCTTCAACACCACGAATATTGACTTT GGATATTTCTAATAGTGAGCTGAATGGTTCTATTGCTCAACAAATTTTTGAACTGACATCACTTAAAACATT GAACTTGTCAAGGAACAACCTGTATGGACCAGTGCCAACATTTTTGCAAGACCTCCAAAATTTGATCAACAT TGATCTGTCAATGAACGATCTCTCTGGATCAATCCCTCCTGgcttgcaacaaaaaaataaaacggGAGTACTCATACTAAG AATTGAAGGCAATCCTCGGATTTGTCAGGAAAATCAATGCGGCCAAGATGAAAAGGGCAGGAAGCATTTAATTGTGATTCTGGTTGTGGTATCTCTTGTTAGTGCAACCACAATTCTTCTTATGGTGGTAACTGCAGTGATCAAGCGAAGAAACCAGG ACAAGCCTGGAGAAGGTGGGCCTCCACAAGCAAACAGACAAATGGTAGACAGTCTTTCGGGACAACATGCAAGATTGGGATCCGGCAAAAGTTGCACTTTCACTTACTCCCAAGTAATGGAAATGACGAACAACTTTGAAAAAGTTATTGGTAGAGGAGGGTCTGGCACTGTCTTCTATGGACGCCTCAAAGATGGACACGAAGTCGCAGTTAAGAAGCTGTCCTCAAGATTTGTTGAACGAGGAACCATGGAATTTGCTACTGAG GTTAAGATGCTGATGCAAGTTCACTGCAGACATTTAACACCCTTTGTTGGGTACTGTGATGATGAAAAAGCATTGATCCTCGTTTACGAGTACATGTCTAATGGAAACCTTCAGAAACTACTTTCAG AAGAAGCGGCTGATGCGTTGAACTGGCAACAACGGTTGAACATTGCTTTGGGTGCAGCAAAAG GCCTAGATTACTTGCACTCAGGATGTAGACCGGCATTCATTCACAGGGATGTGAAGTCAAGCAACATTCTAATTAATGAGAATTTTGAAGCAAAAATTGCAGATTTTGGGCTATCAAAGGCTGTTGTCTCAGATGAGGTTACACATATTACAACTGTTGTTGCAGGCACAGCTGGATATCTGGACCCTGA GTACTGTTATACCAACAAAGTTACTGAGAAGAGTGACGTGTATGGATTTGGGGTTGTCCTGTTTGAGCTCTGA